In a genomic window of Phacochoerus africanus isolate WHEZ1 chromosome 6, ROS_Pafr_v1, whole genome shotgun sequence:
- the LOC125128858 gene encoding olfactory receptor 6K2, which translates to MESHNQTIAQEFIFSAFPYSWGDSVICFVPLLFIYAFIVVGNLVIITVVQLNTHLHTPMYFFISALSFLEIWYTTATIPKMLSCLLSEKTISLNGCLLQMYFFHSTGISEVCLLTAMAFDRYLAICSPLHYPTIMTPKLWAQLTLSCCICGFITPLPEIAWISTLPFCGSNHLEHIFCDFLPVLRLACTDTQAIIMIQIVDVIHAVEILTAVMLIVMSYVGIVAVILRIRSAEGRRKAFSTCVSHLTVFLLFFGSVALMYLRFSATYSLFWDTAIAVAFAVLSPFFNPIIYSLRNKEIKETIKKHMCQAKIFFLRTRDLT; encoded by the coding sequence ATGGAGAGCCACAATCAAACCATTGCTCAGGAGTTTATCTTCTCTGCCTTTCCTTATTCCTGGGGAGATTCTGTCATCTGTTTTGTTCCACTGCTCTTCATTTACGCTTTCATTGTTGTTGGCAACCTGGTCATCATCACAGTGGTCCAGCTGAATACTCACCTCCACACTCCTATGTACTTCTTTATCAGTGCCCTTTCCTTCCTGGAGATCTGGTATACCACAGCTACCATACCAAAGATGCTCTCTTGTCTGCTTAGTGAGAAGACTATTTCCTTAAACGGTTGTCTCCTGCAGATGTATTTCTTCCATTCCACAGGCATCAGTGAGGTTTGTCTCTTGACAGCTATGGCCTTCGACCGCTACCTGGCCATCTGCAGCCCTCTTCATTATCCCACTATCATGACCCCCAAGCTATGGGCCCAACTGACTTTAAGTTGTTGCATTTGTGGCTTTATCACGCCCCTTCCCGAGATTGCCTGGATCTCCACACTGCCCTTTTGTGGCTCTAATCACCTTGAGCATATCTTTTGCGACTTCCTCCCAGTGCTACGCCTGGCCTGCACAGACACACAGGCCATCATCATGATTCAGATCGTGGATGTCATCCACGCAGTGGAGATCCTTACAGCTGTGATGCTCATTGTCATGTCTTATGTTGGTATTGTAGCTGTAATCCTACGCATTCGTTCAGCAGAGGGCCGTCGCAAGGCATTTTCCACATGTGTCTCCCACCTcactgtctttttgcttttctttggcaGTGTGGCTCTCATGTACCTACGCTTCTCTGCCACCTACTCCTTATTTTGGGATACAGCCATTGCTGTGGCCTTTGCAGTTCTATCCCCCTTTTTCAACCCCATTATCTATAGTCTGAGGaataaagagataaaggaaactataaaaaagcaCATGTGTCAGgctaaaatcttttttcttagGACGAGGGACCTCACGTAA